A genomic segment from Actinoplanes sichuanensis encodes:
- a CDS encoding HK97-gp10 family putative phage morphogenesis protein — protein sequence MRLDPRPIRREVLAALSQMPEVTKQTRAVANAIRRDARRLAPKRKGTLRRSIAVERVFDPRTRAVHFIVGWAPQGWYGWMVETGTEDTTPKPHLVPAAIKNGAGRTKALDRDLT from the coding sequence GTGCGCCTCGACCCCCGCCCGATCCGCCGGGAGGTTCTCGCCGCGCTGTCGCAGATGCCCGAAGTCACCAAGCAGACCCGGGCCGTGGCCAACGCCATCCGCCGCGACGCCCGCCGACTGGCCCCCAAGCGCAAAGGCACCCTGCGCCGCAGCATCGCCGTCGAGCGGGTCTTCGACCCCCGCACGCGCGCGGTGCATTTCATCGTCGGCTGGGCTCCGCAGGGCTGGTACGGCTGGATGGTCGAGACCGGGACCGAGGACACCACCCCGAAGCCCCACCTGGTCCCGGCCGCGATCAAGAACGGCGCCGGCCGGACCAAGGCCCTCGACAGGGACCTCACCTGA
- a CDS encoding phage tail protein, whose protein sequence is MAVLRTAYVKVKPDTDGFDGELTRRLRRIDARKAGQSLGQTLGSGMAKGFSAQGTAFAKTVAASAGRLTLLTASASSAAPAVANLGAALAPAAGALVALPAALGAVKVASGVFKVAVMGVGEAVQAGLSGTAEQAKKALEELPPAARTFARSIIDLKPQLEGLRAAVSGRFFAPLQNDVTPLAEKYLPLLKTQMGDVAAQLGGLGNKFARAAGQARVFNAVKALFAGTSGALAQLRGAVTPVTNAFADLIAATAPMLPRIADGLADAATKASTFVSAAAKSGRIKEVFNNAITTIKDLGAILGNVGGIIKTVFSASGVDGGGLLTNLRELTGQVEAFLKAGEGNTALTSIFSTLSTLGQSMRTALGAVLPAIAQSVSVLAPAISGLAPAFAGLVAAVAPLLPYFTQIAATALTALIPAVSALSGWLTENRDVLKGVVITLGVAYGAIQLYTAGVKIHAAATAISATVQKLWNSTFVLRLRVLALDAAAMARSTAATVAGTIAQTASRVATIAGTAVTWLAAAATTALGVAWRFLTGPIGLAITAITLITGAIIYLWKNNETFRTVVLRVWAAIKSAISAVGAWFTGTLWPSLQRAYSQLASGFVWMRDKVVGAFRAVRDGIQNAYGFIRDKVFAPLRDFITKTIPDAFRSGTAAIGKIWDGLQELAKKPVRFVVEQVINGGIIGAFNQVSGFFGGPKVSPISLPRGFGDGHGHAGPAKKRTGDGFGDIADFVSGPANWVKGKVGGLIGRIGDHPFARMLKGMAGKLVGSLVDKAKGLLGASEYGGQSSGVGGLQAGISGVLGALRGAFGSVPLISGLRPGATTLSGNTSYHASGRAIDIAPIRGWAEFIHGVFGPRLRELITPWQDLNLLNGRPHTFRGAVWNQHNFAGGNAHIHAALDDGGFRTLRPGYNVIPNWTGMPEPIAGPNAMAALAGGNTYQITINVPPTAHPAEVGKAVVGVIQAYEQTNGKRWRQEKKP, encoded by the coding sequence ATGGCCGTCCTGCGTACCGCCTACGTCAAGGTCAAGCCGGACACCGACGGCTTCGACGGCGAACTCACCCGCCGGCTGCGCCGCATCGACGCACGCAAGGCGGGTCAGTCCCTCGGGCAGACCCTCGGCTCGGGTATGGCCAAGGGCTTCTCCGCCCAGGGCACCGCTTTCGCCAAGACTGTCGCCGCTTCGGCCGGACGGCTCACCCTGCTCACCGCCTCCGCCTCCTCCGCCGCTCCGGCCGTGGCCAACCTCGGCGCCGCGCTCGCTCCGGCGGCCGGCGCCCTGGTGGCGCTGCCCGCTGCCCTCGGCGCAGTGAAGGTCGCGTCGGGGGTCTTCAAGGTCGCCGTCATGGGCGTTGGCGAGGCCGTCCAGGCTGGGCTTTCCGGCACCGCCGAGCAGGCCAAGAAGGCCCTGGAGGAGCTACCGCCGGCCGCCCGGACCTTCGCCCGTAGCATCATCGACCTCAAGCCCCAGCTCGAAGGGCTGCGCGCCGCCGTCAGCGGCAGATTCTTCGCTCCGCTGCAGAACGACGTCACCCCGCTGGCGGAGAAGTACCTACCCCTGCTGAAGACTCAGATGGGCGATGTCGCCGCCCAGCTCGGCGGCCTGGGCAACAAGTTCGCCCGCGCTGCGGGCCAGGCCCGGGTCTTCAACGCCGTGAAGGCGCTCTTCGCCGGAACCTCCGGGGCGCTCGCCCAACTCCGCGGGGCGGTCACTCCGGTCACCAACGCCTTCGCCGATCTCATCGCGGCCACCGCGCCGATGCTGCCCCGCATCGCCGACGGACTAGCCGACGCGGCGACGAAGGCCTCGACGTTCGTGTCCGCCGCGGCCAAGTCGGGCCGGATCAAAGAGGTGTTCAACAACGCCATTACCACGATCAAGGACCTCGGCGCGATCCTCGGCAACGTCGGCGGCATCATCAAGACCGTCTTCTCCGCGAGCGGTGTCGACGGCGGTGGCCTGCTCACCAATCTGCGGGAGCTGACCGGACAGGTCGAGGCCTTCCTCAAGGCGGGTGAAGGTAACACCGCGCTCACCAGCATCTTCAGCACGCTGAGCACCCTCGGCCAGTCGATGCGCACCGCACTGGGCGCCGTGCTGCCTGCCATCGCCCAGTCCGTCAGTGTGCTCGCCCCGGCCATCAGCGGCCTGGCCCCGGCCTTTGCCGGGCTGGTTGCGGCGGTCGCGCCACTGCTGCCCTACTTCACCCAGATTGCGGCGACCGCGCTGACCGCGCTCATCCCGGCCGTGTCGGCGCTGTCCGGGTGGCTGACCGAGAACCGCGACGTCCTTAAGGGCGTGGTCATCACCCTCGGTGTGGCCTACGGGGCGATTCAGCTGTACACCGCCGGAGTCAAGATCCACGCTGCGGCCACCGCCATCTCCGCCACGGTGCAGAAGCTCTGGAACAGCACGTTCGTGCTACGGCTGCGGGTGCTCGCCCTCGACGCGGCGGCGATGGCCCGGTCCACCGCGGCGACCGTCGCCGGCACCATCGCCCAGACCGCGTCTCGGGTCGCCACCATCGCCGGCACCGCGGTGACCTGGCTGGCCGCCGCGGCCACCACCGCCCTCGGTGTGGCCTGGCGGTTCCTGACCGGCCCGATCGGCCTCGCCATCACTGCGATCACTCTGATCACCGGGGCGATCATCTACCTGTGGAAGAACAACGAGACCTTCCGCACCGTGGTGCTCCGAGTCTGGGCCGCGATCAAGTCGGCGATCTCCGCAGTCGGAGCCTGGTTCACCGGCACGCTGTGGCCATCGCTCCAGCGCGCCTACAGCCAGCTGGCCAGCGGCTTCGTATGGATGAGAGACAAGGTCGTCGGCGCGTTCCGGGCGGTCCGTGACGGGATCCAGAACGCGTACGGATTCATCCGTGACAAGGTCTTCGCGCCACTGCGCGATTTCATCACCAAGACCATCCCGGATGCCTTCCGTAGCGGCACCGCGGCGATCGGCAAGATCTGGGACGGCCTTCAGGAACTCGCCAAGAAACCTGTTCGGTTCGTCGTCGAGCAGGTGATCAACGGTGGCATCATCGGCGCCTTCAACCAGGTGTCCGGCTTCTTCGGGGGCCCGAAGGTGTCACCAATCTCTCTGCCCCGCGGGTTCGGCGACGGCCACGGTCACGCCGGCCCGGCGAAGAAGCGCACCGGCGACGGCTTCGGCGACATCGCCGATTTCGTCTCCGGCCCCGCGAACTGGGTCAAGGGCAAGGTCGGCGGGCTCATCGGTCGCATCGGTGACCACCCGTTCGCACGGATGCTCAAGGGCATGGCGGGCAAGCTCGTCGGCAGCCTGGTCGACAAGGCCAAGGGCCTGCTCGGCGCCAGCGAGTACGGCGGCCAGAGCTCCGGCGTCGGTGGCCTGCAGGCCGGGATCTCCGGTGTCCTCGGCGCGTTGCGTGGTGCGTTCGGTTCGGTGCCGCTGATCTCCGGGCTGCGGCCCGGTGCGACGACCCTGTCCGGCAACACCAGCTATCACGCCTCTGGACGGGCCATCGACATCGCCCCGATCCGCGGCTGGGCCGAGTTCATCCATGGCGTGTTCGGGCCGAGGCTGCGCGAGCTGATCACCCCGTGGCAGGACCTCAACCTGCTCAACGGACGTCCGCACACCTTCCGGGGCGCTGTATGGAACCAGCACAACTTCGCGGGCGGTAACGCCCACATCCACGCGGCTCTCGACGACGGCGGCTTCCGGACCCTGCGGCCCGGCTACAACGTCATCCCCAACTGGACCGGCATGCCCGAGCCGATCGCCGGCCCCAACGCCATGGCCGCGCTGGCCGGCGGCAACACCTACCAGATCACCATCAACGTGCCGCCGACCGCGCACCCGGCGGAGGTCGGCAAGGCCGTCGTCGGCGTCATCCAGGCGTACGAGCAGACCAACGGCAAGAGGTGGCGGCAGGAGAAGAAGCCGTGA
- a CDS encoding head maturation protease, ClpP-related, whose amino-acid sequence MTTSPAPKQWFHIGPPVLAVAEPQSPAEEPKPATTADVYLFDEIGGWWGATAEDFVKEVAGLDVDRIVLHLNSPGGAAKEGVAIANVLRAHRAHVEVRVDGWAASAASVIAMAGNEIVMGVGSQMMIHDAWGFAQGDASEMRKAADMLDSTSDSLAAAYAARTGIPAAEWRAVMKAESWYTAEEAVQAGLADRAAAADETGTASDRHITPGARSSSSWDLWDSLASVDRFDTRRFAYAGRAAAPPPRIPARPAPAASTQSTPPGAAPNTRGAGMDPAKIREALGLTADASDDEVKAALTSAGLTAASTAPAPDTEPVAKPKPGNAPGTMTVDVSAWQDREDRLKRLEAQEGKRRIAERDQILNQAVIDGKFAPARKEHWARLWDADPEGTREVVAGLTKNVVAVSEIGSAGDDSEFDDEFARFFSPTYTKGS is encoded by the coding sequence GTGACCACCAGCCCAGCCCCCAAGCAGTGGTTCCACATCGGTCCGCCGGTCCTTGCCGTGGCCGAGCCGCAGAGCCCGGCGGAGGAACCCAAGCCGGCCACCACCGCCGACGTTTACCTGTTCGACGAGATCGGCGGCTGGTGGGGCGCCACCGCCGAGGACTTCGTCAAGGAGGTCGCCGGCCTCGACGTCGACCGGATCGTCCTGCACCTCAACAGCCCGGGCGGCGCCGCCAAGGAGGGCGTGGCCATCGCCAACGTCCTGCGGGCGCACCGGGCCCACGTCGAGGTCCGCGTCGACGGCTGGGCCGCCTCGGCCGCCTCGGTCATCGCCATGGCCGGCAACGAGATCGTCATGGGCGTCGGCAGCCAGATGATGATCCACGACGCGTGGGGATTCGCTCAGGGCGACGCGAGCGAGATGCGCAAGGCCGCCGACATGCTCGACTCGACCAGCGACTCCCTGGCCGCCGCCTATGCGGCCCGCACCGGCATACCGGCGGCTGAGTGGCGCGCGGTCATGAAGGCCGAGAGCTGGTACACCGCCGAGGAAGCCGTCCAGGCCGGTCTCGCCGACCGGGCGGCCGCCGCCGACGAGACCGGCACCGCCTCCGACCGGCACATCACCCCCGGCGCCAGGTCGAGCAGTTCGTGGGACCTGTGGGACTCGCTGGCCAGCGTCGACCGCTTCGACACCCGCCGGTTCGCCTACGCCGGCCGGGCCGCAGCACCACCCCCGCGCATCCCCGCCCGACCGGCTCCGGCCGCATCCACCCAATCCACCCCGCCAGGGGCGGCACCGAACACGAGAGGAGCCGGTATGGACCCGGCAAAGATCCGAGAGGCGCTGGGTCTGACCGCCGACGCCTCCGACGACGAGGTGAAGGCCGCGCTCACGTCGGCCGGGCTCACCGCTGCGTCGACCGCCCCGGCTCCCGACACGGAGCCCGTGGCCAAGCCCAAGCCCGGCAACGCCCCCGGCACCATGACCGTGGACGTCTCGGCCTGGCAGGACCGCGAGGACCGGCTCAAGCGCCTCGAAGCCCAGGAGGGCAAGCGGCGTATCGCCGAGCGTGACCAGATCCTCAACCAGGCCGTCATCGACGGGAAGTTCGCCCCGGCCCGCAAGGAGCACTGGGCGCGGCTGTGGGACGCCGACCCCGAGGGCACCCGCGAGGTCGTGGCCGGGCTCACCAAGAACGTCGTGGCGGTCTCCGAGATCGGCTCGGCCGGCGACGACTCCGAGTTCGACGACGAGTTCGCGAGGTTCTTCTCGCCGACCTACACGAAGGGCTCCTGA
- a CDS encoding head-tail adaptor protein encodes MQLRDSVIRQRAATVPDGYGNQRPDWSSTDDAAYPADVQPLATDEQVVDEQRTTTRWRLILPATADVIASDRIAWDGDVYEIDGDVQRWKRRGVVHHLEAVLLTVNQG; translated from the coding sequence GTGCAACTGCGCGACAGCGTCATCCGGCAGCGGGCGGCCACCGTACCGGATGGCTACGGCAATCAGCGACCGGACTGGAGCAGCACCGACGACGCCGCCTACCCGGCCGACGTCCAGCCGCTGGCCACCGACGAGCAGGTCGTCGACGAGCAGCGAACCACCACCCGCTGGCGGCTCATCCTGCCCGCGACCGCCGACGTGATCGCCTCCGACCGGATCGCATGGGACGGCGACGTCTACGAGATCGACGGCGACGTCCAGCGCTGGAAACGCCGCGGCGTCGTGCACCACCTCGAAGCGGTGCTGCTGACGGTGAACCAGGGGTGA
- a CDS encoding capsid cement protein: MADYQPIVTGGAKPWTATTSGAVTGGRVLVESGSGTVAQAGADAADAVGVAAFDAASGAKVTVWPLDGVVHELEASGAITSGAGIATDANGQVKTGVIATLAAAGTLIGTALTTAAGSPLKLRVQGRR, translated from the coding sequence ATGGCCGACTACCAGCCCATCGTGACCGGCGGCGCGAAGCCGTGGACTGCCACCACCTCCGGTGCCGTCACTGGCGGTCGCGTCCTGGTCGAGTCCGGCAGCGGCACCGTCGCCCAGGCCGGAGCCGACGCCGCCGACGCGGTCGGGGTCGCCGCTTTCGACGCCGCCTCCGGCGCCAAGGTCACCGTGTGGCCGCTCGACGGTGTCGTCCACGAGTTGGAGGCCTCCGGCGCCATCACCAGCGGCGCTGGCATCGCCACCGACGCCAACGGCCAGGTCAAGACCGGCGTCATCGCCACCCTGGCCGCCGCCGGAACGCTCATCGGCACCGCCCTGACCACCGCGGCCGGATCGCCGCTCAAGCTGCGCGTCCAGGGACGCCGGTAA
- a CDS encoding phage major capsid protein gives MPGTYPAAAPTLSGDTLTISRLLQNPAFIARVLRTFRNLRFVSDQILTQRFRSNGGAVLYDQSEPFVSDRTVEAVAPGSEYPFASLPTGTAAIAAIVKWGQKHRLTDEEIARSAYAGDAIGRSMQKVVNSVIKQVDAVSMSAIQSAAADTATAGTWDNATAANRKPLDDILLGVQRIEDRNQGYTPDTLVVSPKAYTYLMLSELIATLRQRESTDNPVYTGEIEKVAGLTILKTPALTTSVLVLDSKSLGGMADEMDGAPGYAVSDLAVQVKAIRHDDLDAWDLQARRKTVPVVLEGGAVEEITGVVS, from the coding sequence GTGCCCGGTACCTACCCGGCAGCTGCGCCGACCCTGTCGGGCGACACGCTGACCATCAGCCGGCTTCTGCAGAACCCGGCCTTCATCGCGAGGGTCCTGCGCACGTTCCGCAACCTGCGGTTCGTCTCCGACCAGATCCTCACCCAGCGGTTCCGCTCCAACGGCGGCGCCGTGCTCTACGACCAGTCCGAGCCGTTCGTGTCCGACCGCACGGTCGAGGCCGTCGCCCCCGGCTCGGAATACCCGTTCGCCAGCCTGCCGACCGGCACCGCGGCGATCGCCGCGATCGTCAAGTGGGGCCAGAAGCACCGCCTCACCGACGAGGAGATCGCCCGCAGCGCCTACGCCGGCGACGCGATCGGCCGGAGCATGCAGAAGGTCGTCAACTCGGTCATCAAGCAGGTCGACGCCGTATCGATGTCGGCGATCCAGTCGGCCGCCGCGGACACCGCCACGGCCGGGACCTGGGATAACGCGACCGCGGCGAACCGCAAGCCGCTCGACGACATCCTGCTCGGCGTTCAGCGCATCGAGGACCGCAACCAGGGCTACACCCCGGACACCCTGGTCGTCTCGCCGAAGGCCTACACCTACCTGATGCTGTCCGAGCTCATCGCGACGCTGCGGCAGCGCGAGTCCACTGACAACCCGGTCTACACCGGCGAGATCGAGAAGGTCGCCGGGCTGACCATCCTCAAGACCCCGGCCCTGACGACGTCCGTGCTGGTGCTCGACTCCAAGTCGCTCGGTGGCATGGCCGACGAGATGGACGGGGCCCCCGGCTACGCGGTCTCCGACCTGGCCGTCCAGGTCAAGGCGATCCGCCACGACGACCTCGACGCCTGGGACCTGCAGGCCCGCCGCAAGACCGTCCCGGTCGTCCTCGAAGGCGGCGCCGTCGAGGAGATCACCGGGGTGGTGAGCTGA
- a CDS encoding phage portal protein family protein, translated as MVAVPQTEIGYAQNTGLSNWWMTLDDEPTPELQWPRSVGVYDAMRSQDAQCASVLRAVAFPVRRTPWRIDPAGARDDVVRLVAEDLGLPIAGDGQPAAPVRTRDRFSWAEHLRLALLMLPFGHMFFEQVYRIEAGRARLRKLAPRLPRTIEDIKVAPDGGLISIIQHSARADHVQRPIPVDRLVAYVHDREGGNWLGRSLLRPAYKHWLIKDRLLRVDAQTIERNGMGIPVYEGAEGEADLGPGLAMAKAWRSGESAGSATPNGAKLRLAGVEGSLPTALPSIRYHDEQIGRAVLAHFLNLGTQTGSWALGTTFADFFTLSLQTLAQQIADTVTQHVIEDIVDLNFGETEPAPRLVFDEIGSRQAATAQAIKMLADAGILLPDRSLEEAARQQFGLPPKDSRPTTTTPPAEDA; from the coding sequence GTGGTCGCCGTCCCTCAGACCGAGATCGGGTACGCCCAGAACACCGGCTTGTCGAACTGGTGGATGACGCTCGATGACGAGCCGACGCCCGAGCTTCAGTGGCCCCGCTCGGTCGGCGTGTACGACGCCATGCGCTCCCAGGACGCCCAGTGCGCCTCGGTGCTCCGTGCCGTCGCCTTCCCCGTCCGCCGGACGCCGTGGCGCATCGATCCGGCCGGCGCGCGGGACGACGTGGTGCGACTGGTGGCTGAGGATCTGGGCCTGCCGATCGCCGGCGACGGGCAGCCTGCTGCACCGGTGCGTACCCGGGACCGGTTCTCCTGGGCCGAGCACCTACGGCTGGCGCTGCTCATGCTGCCGTTCGGTCACATGTTCTTCGAGCAGGTCTACCGCATCGAGGCAGGCCGGGCCCGGCTGCGCAAGCTCGCCCCGCGACTGCCCAGGACCATCGAAGACATCAAGGTCGCCCCCGACGGCGGCCTCATCTCGATCATCCAGCACTCGGCCCGGGCGGACCACGTTCAGCGCCCGATCCCGGTGGACCGGCTGGTCGCCTACGTTCACGACCGGGAGGGCGGTAACTGGCTCGGCCGGTCGCTGCTCCGGCCGGCGTACAAGCACTGGCTGATCAAAGACAGGCTGTTGCGGGTCGACGCACAGACCATCGAGCGCAACGGCATGGGCATCCCCGTCTACGAGGGCGCTGAGGGCGAGGCCGACCTCGGTCCGGGCCTGGCAATGGCGAAGGCCTGGCGCTCAGGCGAGTCAGCCGGCTCCGCCACCCCGAACGGCGCGAAACTCCGGCTGGCCGGCGTCGAGGGAAGCCTGCCCACCGCACTGCCGTCCATCCGGTACCACGACGAGCAGATCGGCCGGGCCGTCCTGGCGCACTTCCTCAACCTGGGCACCCAGACCGGCAGCTGGGCGCTGGGCACTACGTTCGCCGACTTCTTCACCCTGAGCCTTCAGACCCTGGCTCAGCAGATCGCCGACACGGTCACCCAGCACGTCATCGAGGACATCGTCGACCTCAACTTCGGCGAGACCGAACCGGCCCCGCGGCTGGTCTTCGACGAGATCGGCTCTCGCCAGGCCGCCACCGCCCAGGCCATCAAGATGCTCGCCGACGCCGGGATCCTGCTGCCCGACCGCTCCCTCGAGGAAGCCGCCCGCCAGCAGTTCGGCCTGCCGCCGAAGGACTCGCGCCCCACCACGACCACACCACCCGCGGAGGACGCGTGA